One window of Enterobacter sp. RHBSTW-00175 genomic DNA carries:
- a CDS encoding iron ABC transporter permease, translated as MNQRLLSAMTLMLLVILVAFPLSFIALQAVFPQFNAGDFGGAFSGVRTLLAEPQLPAMLGGTIQIAIGVALVSALIGFPPGVARGLLNLPAPRLWDLLFLIPFLTPPYIAALSWMLVLQTNGYLQQITGINLNDVLFSKTGIVLVMALNIFPVVYFAVSRSLLASGQRLALVARVHGASAARAFWHITLPMLSPALAAGMLLAFTLAIEEFGVPAALGTRAGVLMLTTDIEKKLADWPVDLSGASMLSVVLVVIALSAWGLQKKLTGHHDVTSVTGKPTENSGANAGVFTLPIVVLMALVGGIAVILPGASMALSGVLGTLSGGVTLSNVTMSHYVALFSQQGDALSALGTSLSLALGAACITGMLGLLASWLVVVQKIKGRAALDALSLMPAALPGIVVGVGLILLWNQRFWPVSPYNTWVILLLSYCCLLLPRPVRYVGSALRQLGGNLEPAARVHGASAFQALRFIVMPLVSPALLAAMLMVFAIASRELVTSLLLAPTGTQTVSVFIWRQFEQGSVGQGMAMATLTLITGLILMLVALGIMQRNTQR; from the coding sequence GTGAATCAACGACTCTTGTCCGCGATGACGCTGATGCTGCTGGTTATCCTGGTGGCGTTTCCGTTGTCGTTTATCGCCTTACAGGCGGTGTTCCCGCAATTTAACGCAGGTGACTTTGGTGGTGCCTTTAGCGGCGTTCGCACGCTACTGGCTGAGCCACAACTACCCGCGATGCTTGGTGGAACGATTCAGATCGCCATCGGCGTTGCGCTGGTGAGTGCCTTAATCGGTTTTCCGCCTGGCGTTGCGAGAGGGCTGTTGAACCTGCCTGCACCGCGTCTGTGGGATTTGCTTTTCTTGATCCCGTTCCTGACGCCGCCCTATATTGCGGCGTTGTCGTGGATGCTGGTGTTGCAAACTAACGGCTATCTCCAGCAAATAACCGGCATCAATCTCAACGATGTGCTGTTCAGTAAAACCGGTATTGTGCTGGTGATGGCGCTGAATATTTTCCCGGTGGTCTATTTTGCTGTGTCGCGCAGCCTGCTGGCGAGTGGGCAGCGTCTGGCGCTGGTGGCTCGTGTCCACGGCGCGAGTGCAGCCAGGGCTTTCTGGCATATCACCTTGCCGATGTTGTCACCGGCGCTGGCGGCAGGAATGCTGCTTGCATTTACCCTGGCCATTGAGGAGTTTGGCGTGCCAGCGGCGCTTGGCACCCGTGCGGGCGTGCTGATGCTAACCACGGATATCGAAAAGAAACTGGCAGATTGGCCGGTGGATCTTTCCGGGGCGTCGATGCTTTCTGTCGTGCTGGTGGTTATCGCGCTGTCGGCGTGGGGTTTACAGAAAAAGCTGACCGGACATCATGATGTCACCAGCGTGACCGGTAAACCAACGGAAAATAGCGGGGCGAATGCGGGCGTATTCACACTGCCGATAGTGGTGTTGATGGCACTTGTGGGCGGTATTGCGGTGATCCTGCCGGGCGCGTCGATGGCGTTATCCGGGGTGTTAGGAACCTTATCCGGTGGGGTGACGCTGTCTAACGTGACAATGTCACATTATGTGGCGCTGTTTAGCCAGCAGGGTGACGCGCTTTCTGCGCTGGGCACCAGTCTGTCGCTGGCGTTGGGTGCCGCGTGTATCACCGGGATGTTGGGGCTGCTGGCGTCCTGGCTGGTGGTTGTGCAGAAGATAAAAGGGCGCGCGGCGCTGGATGCGCTGTCGCTGATGCCTGCCGCGCTGCCAGGAATTGTGGTGGGTGTGGGGCTGATCCTGCTGTGGAATCAGCGCTTCTGGCCCGTTTCGCCCTATAACACCTGGGTCATTTTACTGCTGTCGTACTGTTGTTTGCTCCTGCCGCGGCCGGTGCGTTATGTGGGCAGTGCCTTACGCCAGCTTGGCGGTAATCTGGAGCCTGCCGCGCGGGTTCACGGGGCGTCGGCGTTTCAGGCGTTACGTTTTATTGTGATGCCGCTGGTGTCGCCTGCACTGCTGGCGGCGATGCTGATGGTGTTTGCTATCGCCTCGCGTGAGCTGGTGACATCGTTATTACTTGCGCCAACGGGAACGCAGACCGTCTCGGTCTTTATCTGGCGGCAGTTTGAACAAGGTTCAGTCGGACAAGGGATGGCGATGGCAACCCTGACACTCATCACCGGGCTGATTTTGATGCTGGTTGCGCTTGGCATCATGCAGCGCAATACCCAAAGATAA
- a CDS encoding ABC transporter substrate-binding protein: protein MKATMSVKKGVLLAMALSSVMMSSAHALTVYTAGPGSLAKNLATGFEKKTGVKVDIFQATTGKVMARLEAEQANPQADILISASWDTAEDLHTRGWLLPYQSTNAEKVPADLKSTDFVAQGVSALGIVWNTKSGTPEPKEWQDLTTDAFKDKVTTPDPALSGASLDLLIGLQNGMGDKAWALFDELKKNGMVVSGPNAQAVTPVMQGAKAAVFGAVDYVSYGNINQGESLKVIFPASGTVIAPRPMMILKSTQHADDAKAFVDYVLSPEGQAMVADAWLMPARDDVKAKRPLLGELKVLPTKSDGTRARGDILKRFNAIFAL from the coding sequence ATGAAAGCCACAATGTCCGTGAAAAAAGGAGTTCTGCTCGCAATGGCGTTATCGTCCGTCATGATGTCCAGCGCCCACGCGCTGACTGTCTATACCGCAGGCCCGGGATCGCTTGCTAAAAATCTGGCAACGGGATTTGAAAAGAAAACTGGCGTGAAAGTGGATATCTTCCAGGCCACGACCGGCAAGGTGATGGCACGTCTGGAAGCAGAACAAGCTAACCCGCAGGCGGATATTTTGATCTCCGCATCCTGGGATACCGCAGAAGATCTGCATACCCGTGGCTGGTTGCTGCCGTACCAGAGCACCAATGCGGAAAAAGTCCCGGCGGACCTCAAATCTACCGACTTCGTCGCGCAAGGGGTGTCGGCGCTCGGGATCGTCTGGAACACCAAAAGCGGGACGCCAGAGCCGAAAGAGTGGCAAGACCTGACGACCGACGCCTTTAAAGACAAAGTCACCACGCCAGACCCGGCGCTGTCCGGTGCATCGCTGGATTTGCTGATCGGTCTGCAAAACGGGATGGGCGATAAAGCCTGGGCGCTGTTTGATGAGCTGAAAAAGAACGGCATGGTGGTAAGCGGCCCGAACGCACAGGCCGTCACGCCGGTGATGCAGGGCGCGAAGGCGGCCGTGTTCGGCGCAGTGGATTATGTCTCTTATGGCAACATCAACCAGGGGGAATCCCTGAAGGTCATCTTCCCGGCCAGCGGTACGGTGATTGCGCCGCGTCCGATGATGATCCTTAAATCGACGCAACATGCCGACGATGCGAAAGCCTTTGTGGATTACGTGCTGTCGCCAGAAGGTCAGGCGATGGTGGCCGACGCCTGGCTGATGCCTGCCCGCGATGATGTGAAAGCGAAACGTCCGCTGTTAGGCGAGCTGAAAGTGCTGCCAACCAAAAGCGATGGAACCCGCGCGCGTGGCGATATTCTCAAGCGTTTCAACGCGATTTTCGCTCTGTAA
- a CDS encoding ABC transporter ATP-binding protein, whose product MLTSITLKSVSYAFGANTVLNQIDLHIEAGSVVALLGPSGCGKSTLLRLLAGLTQPASGELWFGERLVAKAGWSLPPDARDIGMVFQDYALWPHMTVAQNVAFPLKMRNIPRPECESRVAKALSRVGLGDFAGRKPAGLSGGQQQRVALARAIVAEPRVLLFDEPLSNLDSELRESLCQEMAALLRQLGTTAVYVTHDRREAEILADRIVHLSAGSVAADRLISSSGEFA is encoded by the coding sequence ATGCTCACTTCCATAACGCTCAAAAGCGTGTCGTACGCTTTTGGCGCGAATACTGTATTGAATCAGATAGATCTGCACATTGAGGCTGGCAGTGTGGTTGCGCTGTTAGGGCCATCAGGGTGCGGCAAAAGTACATTGCTCCGTCTGCTCGCCGGGCTGACACAGCCTGCCTCGGGCGAACTCTGGTTTGGTGAACGCCTGGTCGCGAAAGCAGGGTGGTCATTACCGCCTGACGCGCGCGATATCGGTATGGTCTTTCAGGACTATGCCCTGTGGCCGCACATGACCGTGGCGCAGAATGTCGCCTTCCCGTTAAAGATGCGTAATATCCCTCGCCCGGAATGTGAATCCCGCGTAGCGAAGGCTTTGTCGCGCGTGGGGCTGGGGGATTTTGCCGGGCGTAAACCGGCCGGGTTATCTGGTGGCCAGCAGCAGCGCGTGGCGCTTGCTCGCGCCATTGTCGCCGAACCCCGTGTGCTGCTCTTTGATGAGCCGCTCTCCAACCTCGATAGCGAACTGCGTGAATCACTGTGTCAGGAGATGGCCGCACTGCTGCGCCAGCTCGGGACGACTGCCGTGTACGTTACCCACGACCGTCGGGAGGCTGAAATCCTGGCCGATCGCATCGTGCATTTATCTGCTGGCAGCGTTGCTGCCGATCGTTTGATTTCATCCTCAGGGGAGTTTGCATGA
- a CDS encoding flavin reductase family protein, with amino-acid sequence MSAFRPVELKHASRLLNHGPTVLITSRDESIGRRNVMAAAWSMPVEFEPPRIAIVVDKSAWSRELIERSGKFGIVIPGVAAANWTYAVGSVSGRDEDKFNCYGIPTINGPVLGLPVIEEKCLAWMECRLLPVTSAAEKYDTLFGEVVSAAADERAFVAGRWQFDGDKLNTLHHLGAGTFVTSGKMVKAPD; translated from the coding sequence ATGAGCGCGTTTCGCCCTGTTGAGTTAAAGCACGCCAGCCGTCTGCTGAATCACGGCCCTACGGTGTTGATCACCAGCCGTGATGAATCGATCGGTCGCCGCAACGTGATGGCCGCGGCCTGGTCGATGCCCGTCGAGTTTGAACCGCCGCGCATTGCCATCGTGGTGGATAAAAGCGCCTGGTCGCGTGAATTAATTGAGCGCAGCGGTAAATTTGGCATCGTGATCCCGGGCGTGGCGGCAGCAAACTGGACTTATGCGGTCGGCAGCGTAAGCGGGCGCGATGAAGATAAATTCAACTGCTATGGCATCCCGACGATCAACGGCCCGGTGCTTGGTCTGCCGGTAATTGAAGAGAAGTGTCTGGCGTGGATGGAGTGCCGGTTATTGCCGGTAACCTCCGCCGCAGAAAAATACGACACCTTGTTTGGAGAAGTGGTTTCCGCTGCAGCGGATGAACGCGCATTTGTGGCCGGTCGCTGGCAGTTTGACGGGGATAAGCTGAATACACTGCACCACCTCGGCGCCGGAACGTTTGTAACCAGTGGGAAGATGGTGAAGGCACCGGATTGA
- a CDS encoding CHAP domain-containing protein yields MSWNKHEAVSYARSHASLRSGGYCARAVAAAIRAGGLKIEGADANDFWRSLEKAGFSKVYGNPIEGDVAVIDALPGPHQHGHVCIYDGSGTWYSDFKQNSLYPGPTYRKIQPKITIYRHH; encoded by the coding sequence ATGTCATGGAATAAGCATGAAGCAGTGTCATATGCGCGAAGTCACGCGAGTCTTCGTAGTGGTGGTTATTGTGCCCGTGCTGTAGCAGCAGCTATACGAGCGGGCGGATTGAAAATTGAAGGTGCTGATGCCAATGACTTCTGGCGTTCGCTTGAAAAAGCCGGATTTTCAAAAGTGTACGGTAACCCGATTGAAGGTGATGTGGCTGTTATAGATGCGTTACCTGGTCCACATCAGCATGGGCACGTATGTATTTACGATGGCTCCGGTACCTGGTATTCCGATTTCAAACAGAACAGTCTTTACCCGGGGCCAACATATCGAAAGATCCAGCCTAAAATCACTATTTACAGGCACCACTAA
- a CDS encoding DUF3828 domain-containing protein, with protein sequence MRNIFLLLLLSSCAAMSAQNDPVKQAVEFNNWYINQISKDVFPITAGNEIDKYVTASTMKKLRHTQDPDYGENGEDFYDADIFLKAQDIGDDWPGNVKAIAGDTDPVCVNVYIAFGKKQDHIVIDCMVKENEIWKVQSVASVEFLRNLDVPK encoded by the coding sequence ATGAGAAATATCTTTCTACTTTTACTGTTGTCTTCTTGCGCTGCTATGTCAGCTCAGAACGATCCGGTTAAGCAAGCAGTTGAATTCAACAATTGGTATATAAACCAAATCAGCAAGGATGTATTTCCCATTACTGCCGGAAACGAAATCGACAAGTACGTTACAGCTTCAACAATGAAGAAGTTGCGGCATACACAGGATCCTGATTACGGTGAAAACGGAGAAGACTTTTACGACGCGGATATTTTTCTAAAGGCTCAGGATATTGGTGATGACTGGCCCGGTAATGTAAAAGCCATTGCTGGAGATACCGACCCTGTCTGTGTGAACGTATACATCGCATTCGGAAAAAAACAGGATCATATAGTCATTGACTGTATGGTAAAAGAAAATGAAATCTGGAAGGTGCAGTCAGTCGCCAGTGTTGAATTTTTAAGAAATCTAGATGTTCCGAAATGA
- the fusA gene encoding elongation factor G: protein MPRPIPLERYRNIGISAHIDAGKTTTTERILFYTGMSHKLGEVHDGAATTDWMAQEQERGITITSAAVSCFWPGMDRGFEPHRINIIDTPGHVDFTIEVERSMRVLDGAVMVYDSVGGVQPQSETVWRQANKYHVPRLAFVNKMDRPGADFFRVVQMMHDRLKANPVPIVIPVGAEDHFSGVVDLIKMRTIVWDDATQGMVFTYAPVPEELLSTAQEWREKMVSAAAEASDELMDKYLETGELDEADIIRGLRKRTISGEIQPMLCGSAFKNKGVQRMLDAIVELMPSPLDVPAIDGVDEKGQHAERHPSDEEPFSALAFKLMSDPYVGQLTFIRVYSGVLRKGDAVYNPVKGKKERIGRIVLMHANDRHEVDELRTGDIAACVGLKDVTTGDTLTDPNAVITLERMEFPDPVISLAIEPKTKADQEKMGIALQRLAAEDPSFRLHTDEESGQTIISGMGELHLEIIVDRMKREFGVEANIGRPQVTYRETLRKAVKDIEGKFVRQSGGKGQYGHVVLSLEPLAPGSGFKFEDATKGGVVPREYIPSVEKGLREAMNTGVLAGYPVVDVKATLTFGSYHDVDSSEMAFRMAAILGFKDGVRKADPVILEPVMHVEVETPEDYAGNIMGDLSSRRGMVQGMEEQYGSQIIRADVPLAEMFGYATTLRSMSQGRATYTMEFHHYAEAPRNVADEIIAGRTK, encoded by the coding sequence ATGCCCCGACCCATCCCTCTCGAACGTTATCGCAACATCGGTATCTCCGCGCATATCGATGCCGGTAAAACGACCACTACTGAACGCATCCTGTTTTACACCGGGATGAGTCATAAACTGGGTGAAGTACACGATGGCGCGGCAACCACTGACTGGATGGCGCAGGAGCAAGAGCGCGGAATTACCATTACGTCCGCAGCCGTTAGCTGCTTCTGGCCGGGTATGGACAGAGGGTTTGAGCCGCACCGGATCAATATCATCGACACCCCCGGGCACGTGGATTTCACCATTGAAGTGGAACGATCCATGCGTGTGCTCGACGGCGCGGTGATGGTGTATGACTCCGTAGGTGGTGTACAGCCGCAGTCGGAAACTGTCTGGCGCCAGGCGAATAAATACCATGTGCCGCGCCTGGCGTTCGTCAACAAAATGGACCGCCCGGGGGCTGATTTCTTCCGCGTTGTGCAGATGATGCACGATCGCCTGAAAGCCAATCCGGTGCCGATTGTGATCCCGGTTGGCGCAGAAGATCATTTCAGCGGAGTGGTCGATCTCATCAAGATGCGCACTATCGTCTGGGACGACGCCACTCAGGGCATGGTGTTTACCTATGCACCAGTGCCTGAAGAGTTGCTGAGTACTGCACAGGAATGGCGGGAAAAAATGGTGTCGGCGGCGGCGGAAGCCAGCGATGAGCTGATGGATAAATACCTTGAAACAGGTGAGCTTGATGAGGCCGATATTATCCGTGGCCTGCGCAAACGCACCATTTCAGGGGAGATCCAGCCGATGCTATGTGGCAGCGCCTTTAAAAATAAAGGGGTGCAGCGAATGCTTGATGCCATTGTCGAGCTGATGCCATCGCCGCTGGACGTTCCGGCCATTGATGGGGTGGATGAAAAAGGGCAACACGCAGAACGCCACCCAAGCGATGAAGAACCGTTCTCAGCGCTGGCGTTCAAACTGATGAGCGACCCGTATGTCGGGCAGTTGACCTTTATCCGCGTTTACTCTGGCGTGCTGAGGAAAGGCGATGCGGTCTACAACCCGGTGAAAGGCAAAAAAGAGCGCATCGGGCGTATTGTGTTGATGCACGCCAATGACCGGCACGAAGTGGATGAACTGCGAACGGGTGACATCGCAGCCTGTGTCGGCCTGAAAGATGTCACGACCGGCGACACGCTGACTGACCCGAATGCGGTGATCACGCTTGAACGTATGGAGTTCCCGGACCCGGTGATCTCCCTTGCGATCGAGCCGAAAACCAAAGCGGACCAGGAAAAAATGGGTATCGCGTTGCAGCGTCTGGCGGCGGAAGATCCGTCGTTCCGTCTGCACACAGACGAAGAGTCCGGGCAGACGATTATCTCCGGGATGGGTGAGTTGCATCTGGAAATTATCGTCGACCGTATGAAGCGTGAGTTTGGCGTAGAGGCGAACATCGGTCGGCCGCAGGTAACGTACCGCGAAACCCTGCGCAAAGCGGTGAAAGATATCGAAGGCAAGTTTGTGCGCCAGTCTGGTGGTAAAGGTCAGTACGGCCATGTGGTGCTGAGCCTTGAACCATTAGCGCCGGGAAGTGGTTTCAAATTTGAAGATGCCACTAAAGGCGGCGTGGTGCCGCGCGAGTACATTCCTTCAGTGGAAAAAGGACTGCGCGAAGCCATGAACACCGGTGTGCTGGCGGGTTATCCGGTGGTGGATGTGAAAGCGACCCTGACGTTTGGTTCGTATCACGATGTCGATTCCTCGGAGATGGCATTCCGTATGGCGGCAATCCTCGGTTTTAAAGATGGAGTGCGAAAAGCGGATCCGGTCATTCTTGAGCCGGTGATGCACGTCGAAGTGGAAACGCCGGAAGACTACGCCGGGAATATCATGGGGGATTTATCTTCCCGCCGCGGTATGGTGCAGGGCATGGAAGAACAGTACGGTAGCCAGATTATTCGAGCTGACGTGCCGCTCGCTGAGATGTTTGGCTATGCCACCACGCTGCGTTCGATGTCGCAGGGTCGCGCGACCTACACGATGGAGTTCCATCATTATGCTGAAGCACCGCGTAATGTGGCGGATGAAATCATAGCAGGGCGTACGAAGTAA
- a CDS encoding helix-turn-helix transcriptional regulator, with product MIPNHPEPEQILLENVLFALGNPLRLSIIRRLADGEELSCNALRPEDVVKSTMTHHWRVLRDSGVIWQRPQGRENMISLRRDDLDARFPGLMAILLQVK from the coding sequence ATGATCCCAAACCACCCGGAACCTGAACAAATACTGCTGGAAAATGTGTTGTTTGCCCTCGGCAACCCGCTACGCTTATCGATAATCCGCCGTCTTGCCGATGGCGAAGAGCTGAGCTGTAATGCTCTGCGACCAGAAGACGTGGTGAAGTCCACCATGACCCATCACTGGCGCGTTTTACGCGACAGCGGCGTGATCTGGCAGCGCCCCCAGGGGCGAGAAAACATGATTTCACTGCGAAGAGACGATCTTGACGCCCGCTTTCCGGGGCTGATGGCAATACTGTTGCAGGTGAAGTGA
- a CDS encoding XRE family transcriptional regulator encodes MTKKVNLVTDANSIASSVNEAVSQRIKLYRKQKKMSLDELSRRAGVSKGALVEIEGCKANPSIALLCRLAAAMGVSVADFVDVSSKPTVHLIAEDEIPELWKGDNGGRARLLAGSGGPDMTELWMWEMQPGEKFASPGHPEGTLELFYVQSGALTLGVLDHLYTVNTGCSATARTDVPHFYENRAEHTLIFIMTVNEKAS; translated from the coding sequence ATGACCAAAAAAGTCAATTTAGTGACCGATGCAAATTCCATTGCCAGCTCTGTGAATGAAGCCGTATCTCAGCGGATTAAGCTGTATCGCAAGCAAAAGAAAATGTCACTCGATGAGCTCTCCCGCAGGGCCGGGGTCAGCAAAGGCGCACTGGTTGAGATCGAAGGGTGTAAGGCAAACCCGAGTATTGCGCTGTTATGCCGCCTGGCTGCGGCGATGGGTGTTTCAGTGGCTGATTTTGTTGATGTCAGTTCAAAACCGACGGTGCATCTTATCGCGGAAGATGAAATCCCTGAGCTATGGAAAGGTGATAACGGTGGACGGGCGCGGCTTCTGGCGGGGTCCGGTGGCCCCGATATGACGGAACTCTGGATGTGGGAAATGCAGCCGGGAGAAAAGTTCGCCTCACCCGGGCACCCTGAAGGAACCCTCGAACTGTTCTACGTGCAATCCGGGGCGCTTACGCTTGGGGTACTGGATCATCTGTACACGGTGAATACCGGTTGTTCGGCAACCGCCAGGACCGATGTCCCTCATTTCTATGAGAACCGGGCCGAGCACACATTGATATTCATCATGACGGTAAATGAAAAAGCATCCTGA